The following are encoded together in the Nitrospinota bacterium genome:
- a CDS encoding helix-turn-helix transcriptional regulator codes for MEDVREVNTVVLILSGAFVVLVGLDLITDYGDGGSGAHLLLEGILLAISGTFFVVGLKRLFLAKREILALQVNVESLHQKKEQWKGETHQLLAGLSVKIEKQFSHWKLTQAETEVGFLLLKGFSLKEIADIRQTKIKTVQQQSQSIYQKTGLASRSELAAFFLEDLLPPEESI; via the coding sequence ATGGAGGATGTCCGGGAGGTCAATACAGTCGTTCTGATATTGTCGGGAGCGTTTGTCGTTCTGGTGGGGTTGGACCTCATCACCGATTACGGGGATGGAGGTTCCGGAGCGCACCTCCTTCTGGAAGGAATCCTTTTAGCCATCAGCGGAACCTTTTTTGTTGTTGGGCTAAAACGGTTGTTTCTGGCCAAGAGGGAAATTTTGGCCTTACAGGTAAACGTAGAATCACTTCATCAAAAGAAAGAACAATGGAAAGGCGAAACTCATCAATTACTGGCAGGACTTTCCGTCAAAATTGAAAAACAATTTTCCCACTGGAAGTTGACACAAGCGGAGACGGAGGTCGGATTTTTGCTATTGAAAGGATTTTCTCTGAAAGAAATAGCCGACATTCGCCAAACCAAAATAAAAACCGTCCAGCAACAATCGCAGTCGATTTATCAAAAAACCGGCCTGGCCAGTCGTTCCGAATTGGCGGCTTTTTTTCTGGAAGATCTGCTCCCCCCCGAAGAATCCATTTAG
- a CDS encoding methyltransferase domain-containing protein: protein MIPNQEYDQTRVEFEDEWSRSKIEDLLQTNHYKRAREERRLYEQYLPKDQLILEAGCGLGPKVFYFREQGFNVIGVDFVYSALQRLKSFSPATPVACCDVHDCPFPDNTFGAYLSYGVVEHFPHGAKEAIKEAYRILKPEGVILMMVPAENFLSRFIHDPDNFLQRLRRNPWVRKILGKPPCDSSHEHDLFMKLHKRREMGGILESVGFQVLVEEPVSHSFSLFMLCECFQKDRLGQTNLAAEVLGGWLKKIAPWGTANHLLFVGRK from the coding sequence ATGATTCCGAATCAGGAATACGATCAAACCCGAGTGGAATTTGAGGACGAATGGTCGAGAAGCAAGATTGAAGACCTGCTCCAGACCAACCATTACAAGCGAGCCCGTGAAGAGCGTCGCTTGTATGAGCAGTACCTGCCTAAAGATCAATTGATTCTGGAAGCGGGCTGTGGTTTGGGGCCGAAGGTGTTTTACTTCCGGGAGCAGGGGTTCAACGTCATCGGGGTGGACTTTGTCTATTCGGCCCTGCAACGGCTGAAATCATTTTCTCCCGCCACTCCCGTTGCCTGTTGTGACGTGCATGATTGCCCGTTTCCTGACAATACTTTTGGAGCTTACCTGTCCTATGGTGTTGTGGAGCATTTCCCTCACGGAGCGAAGGAGGCTATTAAAGAGGCCTATCGAATTTTGAAACCGGAAGGAGTGATTCTCATGATGGTTCCCGCTGAAAATTTTCTAAGCCGCTTTATTCACGATCCGGATAATTTCCTGCAAAGGCTGAGAAGAAACCCGTGGGTGCGAAAAATTCTAGGCAAACCGCCTTGCGATTCTTCTCATGAGCACGATCTTTTCATGAAACTTCACAAACGAAGGGAGATGGGTGGCATTCTAGAGAGTGTGGGATTTCAGGTTCTGGTTGAGGAACCGGTTTCCCACAGTTTTTCTTTGTTCATGCTGTGCGAGTGCTTCCAGAAAGATCGGTTAGGACAGACCAATCTGGCCGCCGAAGTTTTGGGAGGGTGGTTGAAAAAAATAGCCCCGTGGGGGACGGCCAACCATCTGCTGTTCGTTGGCAGGAAATAG